One genomic region from Pempheris klunzingeri isolate RE-2024b chromosome 4, fPemKlu1.hap1, whole genome shotgun sequence encodes:
- the arhgap32a gene encoding rho GTPase-activating protein 32 yields MEAGCVVAAVIENAASGPQGEPGSGDVLEGDLPPSTDLDKDDALPQAANDNPPEDKQPQETSTAMVRTDDITEHPPEPLLRSCVSTASMKVKNMKKLTFPRGHFPRLAECAHFHYETVDFGNVQLAFTEGHSEGPKAGVDSKELVFLVQITCQARSWLVKRSYEDFRVLDKHLHLCIYDRRYSQLTELPRYDTLKDTVESVTTMLATYLSRFSVIADNKINCGPVLTWMEIDNKGNHLLVSEEASINVPAIAAAHVTKRYTAQATDELTFEVGDIVSVIDMPPKEDTGWWRGKHGFQVGFFPCDCVELINDKIPPSVQSSVPKPVCKKHGKLVTFLRTFMKSRPPPQKLRQRGILRERVFGCDLGEHLHNSGHEVPQVVKSCAEFIEKHGVVDGIYRLSGISSNIQKLRHEFDSEQIPDLSRDVFRQDIHSVGSLCKLYFRELPNPLLTYQLYDRFSEAVSAATDEERLVKIHNVIQQLPPPHYRTLEYLMRHLSNLATFSPITNMHTKNLAIVWAPNLLRSRQIESACFSGTAAFMEVRIQSVVVEFILNNTEALFSPKLNAIIRESTGNNTLSRPKSLLVCSPSTKLLSLEEAQARTQAQLGSPATTPCLTHSDYIEVGEGPGALLGKFHTVIELPMESSKRPTTKAKKSPVGNWLSFFHLGKSQSVSKRKLKRHPSEPNEIKSIALPGGRGDSGTLRSTKSEESLTSLHNVEGEPQSYHPRRLRLTSEAIPAICRDDLRNTRSKDDPRNHSPHEGHDGVYNAAYISSPHQDDDLDLCPPAVGISSLDFDPMSFQCSPPSATPGLHRNKDVNKWRKSAGCSSESEPISSPNNNISCSQSPDISPLLSKGGKKITSKPLSPKLRKKSFKTQADVQNSSTSPPPLPTSSHLLEKCDAPLADGKERRAPYQHCSPLSTASQASALTDLSQSAQNLPDPGTDRLMSSVSVLPPHPPLTSAARKLALALAESAQKASSGSQRRNNVPSHPLQRQEAPHAQDKPPRPSVLDLKVYPQEYCGTHVMPVSQWQTSAHSPVESHCCAHPVHFLPAHVGLEPLQVTDGQESICNFTPNVSPLGSGSLDEGSAERRDHREEKGLRDVTQAEPTHQSVGVSTPTQPVCSAQSPSTSPVYVNTDSINVFNFRAVLAETSMPASIEEVLPHSLQPSSSHHYSPEEDRPLGLVEDVYSNHHHHHHHHRHRPIQTGRLPAPHCPRPDALPHHLVGPKGLYRQSSESRYSTLGLRHPLSPQYRRYHRDEHLISGCHKQQGHWQRSDDRIVGHPAIRRARSFHAPQISHYELAETEVLPPDTMFYVEQTSGQEAPYQRLIQTGIHSNRLQFENARADYRYSPYSDMNPVDSSRYYVEPCRQSGIRHSQSYTMRSTRESGQSDYYNYSPQRVPPVNREVYIESRDTVVYEARDAGVFERVVYQPVKQESKSRHKNTCAVSPYESPVSPTDRRNRDIVHTRSKSDPGNGCLLSANRTESQNVVIATSPTSLRSQQVDPEVTRQQYGHRSSAEPAPSRRIQIKESSSQQPPLRKVPSLPERGCPNLKNIEHNDRSHTRGHDQDRLMMTNAVNSYSGIVKPSILRRPGRSQSTRENRHYYHHHAKSPLDPEHLGSFSTQPNRRTQSTKVRPTQYDHMEGYYAVPKPKPTRSGKAVTGYLPGQGCMSPRGHRLLSKALGHEAFYHAALRSEAGVYE; encoded by the exons TTGGCCTTCACAGAGGGGCACAGCGAAGGGCCGAAGGCTGGTGTGGACTCCAAAGAGCTGGTCTTCCTGGTCCAGATCACATGCCAG GCTCGAAGCTGGCTGGTCAAGAGATCCTACGAAGACTTCCGTGTGCTGGACAAACACCTGCACTTGTGTATCTACGACCGCCGTTACTCGCAGCTCACCGAGCTGCCACGATACGACACATTGAAGGACACTGTTGAG TCAGTCACCACGATGTTGGCCACCTATCTGTCCCGCTTCTCAGTCATTGCTGACAACAAGATTAACTGCGGTCCGGTGCTGACGTGGATGGAG atAGACAATAAGGGGAACCATCTGCTGGTGTCTGAGGAAGCCTCAATCAACGTCCCTGCCATCGCCGCTGCCCACGTCACCAAACGTTACACAGCTCAGGCCACAGACGAGCTGACCTTTGAG GTGGGGGACATTGTCTCAGTCATAGACATGCCTCCCAAAGAAGACACGGGCTGGTGGAGAGGGAAGCACGGCTTTCAG GTTGGTTTCTTCCCCTGTGACTGTGTTGAGCTGATAAATGACAAGATTCCCCCCAGTGTTCAAAGCTCAGTGCCGAAGCCAG TGTGTAAGAAGCATGGGAAGCTGGTAACATTCCTGAGGACCTTTATGAAGTCTCGCCCGCCCCCTCAGAAGCTGCGGCAGCGCGGTAtcctcagagagagagtgttCGGCTGTGACTTGGGGGAACATCTCCACAACTCAGGACATGAGG TCCCACAGGTTGTTAAGAGCTGTGCTGAGTTCATAGAGAAGCACGGAGTGGTGGATGGGATCTACAGACTGTCTGGGATCTCCTCCAACATCCAGAAACTGAG GCACGAGTTTGACTCAGAACAGATCCCAGACCTGAGCAGAGATGTCTTCAGACAGGATATCCACTCAGTGGGCTCCCTCTGCAAGCTGTACTTCAGAGAGCTGCCCAACCCCCTGCTCACCTACCAGCTCTACGACAGATTCTCA GAGGCTGTGTCTGCAGCCACAGATGAGGAGAGGCTGGTCAAAATCCACAATGTCATCCAGCAGCTGCCTCCTCCACATTACAG GACTCTGGAGTACCTCATGAGACACCTCTCCAACCTGGCCACCTTCAGCCCCATCACTAACATGCACACTAAAAACTTGGCTATTGTCTGGGCGCCTAACCTCCTCAG GTCCAGACAGATCGAGTCGGCCTGTTTTAGCGGCACAGCAGCGTTCATGGAGGTTCGTATCCAGTCGGTGGTGGTGGAGTTCATCCTTAACAACACTGAGGCTCTCTTCAGCCCTAAACTCAATGCCATCATACGGGAAAGCACAG GTAACAACACCTTATCCAGACCTAAGTCCCTGCTGGTCTGCTCCCCGTCCACAAAGTTACTGTCTCTGGAGGAGGCCCAGGCTCGCACGCAGGCACAGCTAGGATCCCCGGCCACCACCCCCTGCCTCACCCACAGTGACTACATTGAGGTTGGGGAGGGACCCGGAGCTCTGCTTGGCAAATTTCACACAGTCATCGAGCTCCCGATGGAGAG CAGCAAGCGTCCTACTACTAAAGCTAAGAAGTCTCCTGTGGGGAACTGGCTCTCCTTTTTCCACCTGGGCAAGTCGCAGTCTGTGTCTAAACGTAAACTGAAGCGACATCCCAGCGAGCCAAACGAGATAAAGAGCATTGCGCTGCCAG gTGGAAGAGGAGATAGTGGCACGTTGCGTTCTACCAAAAGTGAGGAATCTCTCACATCTTTGCACAATGTTGAAG GGGAACCTCAGAGTTACCACCCGCGCAGACTTCGTTTGACTAGTGAGGCCATTCCTGCTATCTGCAGAGACGACCTACGCAACACCAGAAGTAAAGACGACCCCAGAAACCACTCACCACATGAGGGTCATGATGGTGTCTACAACGCAGCATATATTTCATCTCCGCACCAGGACGATGATCTTGACCTTTGTCCACCAGCTGTTGGCATCTCTAGTTTGGACTTTGACCCCATGTCTTTCCAGTGCAGCCCACCATCAGCGACGCCTGGGCTGCATCGTAACAAAGACGTAAATAAATGGAGGAAGAGCGCAGGCTGCTCCAGTGAATCAGAGCCCATCTCCTCTCCTAACAACAACATCAGTTGTTCTCAGTCTCCAGATATTAGCCCGCTTCTCAGTAAAGGTGGGAAGAAGATTACCTCCAAGCCGCTCTCTCCGAAACTCAGGAAGAAATCTTTTAAAACGCAAGCAGATGTTCAGAATTCAtccacctctcctccacctcttcccaCTTCTTCTCACCTTTTGGAGAAGTGTGATGCTCCACTGGCAGATGGAAAGGAGCGGAGAGCACCCTACCAACACTGCAGCCCACTCAGCACAGCAAGCCAGGCGTCAGCCCTGACCGACCTCAGTCAGTCTGCACAGAACCTGCCTGATCCAG gaacagatagacttaTGAGTTCAGTGTCTGttctccctcctcaccctcccttGACGAGTGCTGCCCGCAAGTTGGCTTTGGCTCTGGCTGAATCTGCCCAGAAGGCTAGCAGTGGTTCCCAGAGAAGAAACAACGTCCCATCGCACCCTCTCCAAAGACAGGAAGCTCCTCACGCCCAGGACAAACCGCCCCGGCCCTCCGTTCTCGACCTTAAAGTGTATCCCCAGGAGTACTGCGGCACTCACGTCATGCCTGTTTCCCAGTGGCAAACGTCGGCGCACAGCCCTGTGGAGAGCCACTGCTGCGCTCATCCTGTTCATTTCCTTCCTGCACATGTAGGCCTGGAGCCGTTGCAGGTCACCGATGGACAGGAAAGCATTTGCAATTTCACACCTAACGTGAGCCCGCTCGGGTCAGGGAGCTTGGATGAAGGcagtgcagagaggagggacCACAGGGAGGAAAAGGGGCTCAGAGATGTCACGCAAGCAGAACCCACCCATCAGAGCGTTGGCGTTTCAACACCCACCCAACCTGTGTGCTCCGCTCAGAGCCCGTCAACTTCTCCTGTATACGTGAACACCGACTCTATCAATGTATTTAATTTCCGTGCTGTTCTGGCTGAGACCTCCATGCCTGCCTCAATCGAGGAGGTCCTGCCACATTCATTACAGCCCTCTTCAAGCCATCACTACAGCCCTGAGGAGGACAGACCTCTGGGCCTGGTTGAGGATGTCTACagcaatcatcatcatcatcatcatcatcatcgtcatcgaCCAATTCAAACAGGACGACTGCCCGCACCTCACTGCCCTCGGCCTGATGCTCTGCCTCATCATCTTGTGGGGCCAAAGGGCCTGTACAGGCAATCCTCTGAGAGCCGCTACAGTACCTTAGGGTTAAGACACCCTTTGTCACCTCAGTACAGACGTTACCATAGAGATGAGCACCTTATCAGTGGCTGCCACAAGCAACAAGGCCATTGGCAGAGGTCAGATGATAGAATAGTCGGGCACCCGGCCATCCGGAGGGCTCGCTCCTTCCATGCCCCTCAGATTAGTCACTACGAGCTGGCAGAGACAGAAGTCCTGCCCCCTGACACCATGTTTTATGTCGAGCAGACGTCGGGCCAGGAGGCACCCTATCAGAGGCTGATTCAGACCGGCATCCACTCTAATCGGCTGCAGTTTGAGAACGCACGTGCTGACTATCGTTACAGCCCCTATTCCGACATGAACCCAGTAGACAGCTCCCGCTATTACGTAGAGCCCTGCCGGCAAAGCGGTATCCGACACAGTCAGTCTTACACCATGCGTTCCACCAGAGAAAGTGGACAATCAGATTACTACAACTACTCTCCACAGCGTGTCCCTCCTGTGAACAGGGAGGTTTACATAGAAAGCAGGGACACTGTCGTTTATGAGGCTAGAGACGCGGGAGTCTTTGAAAGAGTGGTATATCAACCAGTCAAGCAGGAGAGTAAATCCAGACATAAAAATACGTGCGCTGTGTCGCCGTATGAGAGCCCTGTCTCGCcgacagacagaagaaacagagaCATCGTACACACAAGAAGCAAGTCAGACCCTGGAAACGGCTGCCTCCTCTCCGCCAATCGGACAGAAAGCCAAAATGTTGTGATTGCTACATCTCCGACCTCCCTGCGGTCTCAACAGGTAGACCCCGAGGTCACCAGGCAGCAGTATGGTCACCGGTCAAGTGCGGAGCCGGCACCATCCAGGCGAATTCAGATCAAAGAGAGCTCCTCGCAGCAGCCACCGCTTCGCAAAGTCCCCTCGCTTCCAGAAAGGGGCTGTCCTAACCTCAAGAACATCGAGCACAATGACAGAAGCCATACGCGAGGTCATGACCAGGATCGATTGATGATGACCAACGCTGTCAACAGCTACTCTGGTATTGTGAAGCCCAGCATCCTCAGGAGACCGGGGAGGTCGCAGAGCACCAGAGAAAATCGTCACTACTATCATCACCACGCAAAATCCCCTCTGGATCCAGAACATCTGGGATCCTTTTCCACTCAACCCAACAGAAGGACTCAGAGCACTAAAGTCAGACCTACACAGTATGACCACATGGAGGGGTATTACGCAGTGCCCAAACCTAAACCCACAAGATCCGGTAAAGCTGTGACCGGATATTTGCCTGGCCAGGGCTGCATGTCTCCCCGCGGGCACAGACTGCTGTCCAAGGCTCTGGGTCATGAGGCTTTTTATCATGCTGCACTGAGATCAGAGGCCGGGGTCTACGAGTGA